In the genome of Candidatus Syntrophosphaera sp., the window AGCGCTCAAGGCTGAGGCTTCTGAGCGCTGCTACTTCTTCGACGAATACTTCAGAGGCTCTGACGATCCGGATTACACCCTGATCGAGTTCTTGCCAGAAGCGGCCGAATACCTCCGCCCCGGCGAGAGATACAGCCAGAGCCTGAACCTCAAGCTCTGATCCCAAGCGGGCCAAGGAGACATCATGAAAGCGATCTTCACCTACGATGACGAGCATTTGGGCAAATGCTACATCGTGATTCCCAAGATCCGGGAGATCTCCCGCGGCCTCGGAAACGTGGTCGTCACCTTCGACAACGGGGACAAGCGCACCCTGGCAGTGGATGATACCAACGCTGCCGTGCAGCAGATGCTGGACGCCATCGAAGCCTTCTATTCCTGAAATGCTGTTCGGAATTGACAATCCCGTAGTCCTGGCCCTGCTGGGCACCACTTTCACCTGGCTGATGACCGCCGTCGGCGCCGCCTTCGTCCTCTTTTTCAGGTCCTTCAAGCCCTGGCTGTTGGACACAATGCTCGGTTTCGCCGCCGGAGTGATGATCGCGGCCAGTTTCTGGAGCCTGCTCAATCCCGCCATTGCCATGAGCAAGGGCAATCCGCTGCCCGCCTTGCTGGGATTTCTGGCCG includes:
- a CDS encoding ZIP family metal transporter gives rise to the protein MLFGIDNPVVLALLGTTFTWLMTAVGAAFVLFFRSFKPWLLDTMLGFAAGVMIAASFWSLLNPAIAMSKGNPLPALLGFLA